Proteins encoded together in one Phalacrocorax aristotelis chromosome 7, bGulAri2.1, whole genome shotgun sequence window:
- the PPP2R3A gene encoding serine/threonine-protein phosphatase 2A regulatory subunit B'' subunit alpha isoform X5 yields the protein MMIKETSLRRDPDLGGELAFLAKGCDFVLPSRFKRRLKSFQQAQVQSKQEKKPGTSSPVPLNSVVSPCTLLPVNKATSSTPLSINIPRFYFPKGLPNICTNHEEIIARIKEAFTEFEDEKASICEMGKIAKICGCPLYWKAPMFNASGGERTGCVSVHSFVSMWRNCKIFSGNMIDGWKILCNCHDDASRFTYLLAKPSYDYLEQEDFIPLLQDVVETHPGLTFLKDAPEFHSRYITTVIQRIFYTVNRSWSGKITLTELRKSNFLQTLALLEEEDDINQITDYFSYEHFYVIYCKFWELDTDHDLYISQKDLARYSDQALSNRIIERIFSGAVVRGNEVQKEGRMSYADFVWLLISEEDKRSATSIEYWFRCMDLDGDGVLSMYELEYFYEEQCERMEVMGIEPLPFHDLLCQMLDLVKPEREGRVTLRDLKRCRMAHVFYNTFFNLEKYLDNEQRDPFAVQKDIENDGPEPSDWDRYAAEEYEILVAEESGNEQLQEGSFEEDYDTDEVLSPPETGDKSDKLVISDLSA from the exons GTTCAAAGTAAGCAAGAGAAGAAACCTGGAACTTCATCCCCAGTCCCTTTGAACTCTGTGGTTAGCCCTTGCACTCTTCTGCCTGTGAATAAAGCCACCAGCAGTACCCCTTTGTCGATAAACATTCCACGTTTCTACTTCCCTAAAGGACTTCCGAATATCTGCACTAATCATGAAGAAATCATTGCCAGGATTAAAGAAGCCTTTACAGAATTTGAAGATGAGAAAGCAAGCATCTGTGAAATGGGGAAAATTGCTAAG ATATGTGGCTGCCCACTCTACTGGAAAGCACCTATGTTCAATGCATCAGGAGGAGAAAGGACAGGATGTGTATCTGTACACTCATTTGTATCTATGTGGAGAAA ctgcaaaattttttctggaaacatGATAGATGGATGGAA AATCCTATGTAACTGCCATGATGATGCATCCAGATTCACATACCTTTTAGCAAAGCCCAGCTATGACTACCTAGAACAGGAGGACTTTATCCCGCTGCTTCAG GATGTGGTGGAAACGCATCCTGGCCTGACGTTCCTGAAGGATGCTCCGGAGTTCCATTCCCGGTACATTACGACG GTTATACAGAGAATATTCTACACAGTCAATCGATCCTGGTCTGGGAAGATCACTCTAACAGAGCTGAGGAAAAGCAACTTCTTGCAA ACTCTTGCTCTCTTGGAAGAAGAGGATGATATAAATCAGATCACAGATTATTTCTCCTATGAACACTTCTATGTTATATACTGTAAATTCTGGGAGCTGGACACTGACCATGATCTTTACATTAGCCAGAAGGATCTGGCTAGGTACAGTGATCAAG CTTTATCAAACAGGATTATTGAGCGAATATTCAGCGGCGCTGTGGTGAG AGGCAATGAAGTTCAAAAGGAAGGCCGCATGAGTTATGCTGATTTTGTGTGGCTCCTGATTTCGGAGGAAGACAAAAGAAGTGCTACAAG CATTGAGTACTGGTTTCGGTGCATGGATCTGGATGGGGACGGAGTGCTCTCCATGTATGAACTGGAGTACTTTTACGAGGAGCAGTGTGAGCGGATGGAAGTGATGGGCATAGAACCACTGCCATTTCATGACTTGCTGTGTCAGATGCTTGATCTCGTTAAGCCAGAGAGGGAAG gaagagTAACCTTGCGAGACCTGAAGAGGTGCAGAATGGCTCATGTATTCTACAACACCTTCTTTAATTTAGAGAAATATCTGGACAATGAACAGAGGGATCCCTTTGCAGTACAAAAG GACATTGAAAATGATGGCCCTGAACCCTCTGACTGGGACAGATATGCTGCTGAAGAGTACGAGATTCTTGTGGCTGAGGAGTCTGGGAATGAGCAGTTACAAGAAGG ATCATTTGAAGAAGACTATGACACAGATGAAGTCTTATCTCCCCCTGAAACTGGAGACAAGTCAGACAAACTAGTTATCTCAGATCTCTCAGCATAG
- the PPP2R3A gene encoding serine/threonine-protein phosphatase 2A regulatory subunit B'' subunit alpha isoform X6, with product MMIKETSLRRDPDLGGELAFLAKGCDFVLPSRFKRRLKSFQQAQVQSKQEKKPGTSSPVPLNSVVSPCTLLPVNKATSSTPLSINIPRFYFPKGLPNICTNHEEIIARIKEAFTEFEDEKASICEMGKIAKICGCPLYWKAPMFNASGGERTGCVSVHSFVSMWRKILCNCHDDASRFTYLLAKPSYDYLEQEDFIPLLQDVVETHPGLTFLKDAPEFHSRYITTVIQRIFYTVNRSWSGKITLTELRKSNFLQTLALLEEEDDINQITDYFSYEHFYVIYCKFWELDTDHDLYISQKDLARYSDQALSNRIIERIFSGAVVRGNEVQKEGRMSYADFVWLLISEEDKRSATSIEYWFRCMDLDGDGVLSMYELEYFYEEQCERMEVMGIEPLPFHDLLCQMLDLVKPEREGRVTLRDLKRCRMAHVFYNTFFNLEKYLDNEQRDPFAVQKDIENDGPEPSDWDRYAAEEYEILVAEESGNEQLQEGSFEEDYDTDEVLSPPETGDKSDKLVISDLSA from the exons GTTCAAAGTAAGCAAGAGAAGAAACCTGGAACTTCATCCCCAGTCCCTTTGAACTCTGTGGTTAGCCCTTGCACTCTTCTGCCTGTGAATAAAGCCACCAGCAGTACCCCTTTGTCGATAAACATTCCACGTTTCTACTTCCCTAAAGGACTTCCGAATATCTGCACTAATCATGAAGAAATCATTGCCAGGATTAAAGAAGCCTTTACAGAATTTGAAGATGAGAAAGCAAGCATCTGTGAAATGGGGAAAATTGCTAAG ATATGTGGCTGCCCACTCTACTGGAAAGCACCTATGTTCAATGCATCAGGAGGAGAAAGGACAGGATGTGTATCTGTACACTCATTTGTATCTATGTGGAGAAA AATCCTATGTAACTGCCATGATGATGCATCCAGATTCACATACCTTTTAGCAAAGCCCAGCTATGACTACCTAGAACAGGAGGACTTTATCCCGCTGCTTCAG GATGTGGTGGAAACGCATCCTGGCCTGACGTTCCTGAAGGATGCTCCGGAGTTCCATTCCCGGTACATTACGACG GTTATACAGAGAATATTCTACACAGTCAATCGATCCTGGTCTGGGAAGATCACTCTAACAGAGCTGAGGAAAAGCAACTTCTTGCAA ACTCTTGCTCTCTTGGAAGAAGAGGATGATATAAATCAGATCACAGATTATTTCTCCTATGAACACTTCTATGTTATATACTGTAAATTCTGGGAGCTGGACACTGACCATGATCTTTACATTAGCCAGAAGGATCTGGCTAGGTACAGTGATCAAG CTTTATCAAACAGGATTATTGAGCGAATATTCAGCGGCGCTGTGGTGAG AGGCAATGAAGTTCAAAAGGAAGGCCGCATGAGTTATGCTGATTTTGTGTGGCTCCTGATTTCGGAGGAAGACAAAAGAAGTGCTACAAG CATTGAGTACTGGTTTCGGTGCATGGATCTGGATGGGGACGGAGTGCTCTCCATGTATGAACTGGAGTACTTTTACGAGGAGCAGTGTGAGCGGATGGAAGTGATGGGCATAGAACCACTGCCATTTCATGACTTGCTGTGTCAGATGCTTGATCTCGTTAAGCCAGAGAGGGAAG gaagagTAACCTTGCGAGACCTGAAGAGGTGCAGAATGGCTCATGTATTCTACAACACCTTCTTTAATTTAGAGAAATATCTGGACAATGAACAGAGGGATCCCTTTGCAGTACAAAAG GACATTGAAAATGATGGCCCTGAACCCTCTGACTGGGACAGATATGCTGCTGAAGAGTACGAGATTCTTGTGGCTGAGGAGTCTGGGAATGAGCAGTTACAAGAAGG ATCATTTGAAGAAGACTATGACACAGATGAAGTCTTATCTCCCCCTGAAACTGGAGACAAGTCAGACAAACTAGTTATCTCAGATCTCTCAGCATAG